From the genome of Halomonas sp. MCCC 1A13316, one region includes:
- the katG gene encoding catalase/peroxidase HPI — translation MSEQKSTRREWGARTTPSLQGNEHWWPDQLNLNVLHQKHPDASPFGADFSYAEAFSQLNVDELCADLDALMTDSQEWWPADWGHYGPFFIRMSWHAAGTYRALDGRGGGGTGAQRFAPLNSWPDNGNLDKARRLLWPIKQKYGEKISWADLLVLAGNRALETMGFRTFGFGFGRADIWAPEDDIYWGPETEWLATGDERYTGTWEDGSRVLDNPLAAVQMGLIYVNPEGPNGIPDAMKSAQDVRETFARMGMNDRETVALTVGGHTFGKMHGNGPADAVGDAPEAAKIHQQGIGWANKHETGLGEYTVTSGLEGAWTPTPTKWDNSYLNTIFAHQWEVKKSPAGANQWQPVEVKEGYWVPDAHVEGKKNPPVMNTADMAMITDPLYLEIANEFHQNPDVLADEFARAWYKLLHRDMGPRDRYLGPQVPSEVLVWQDPVPEHQGPLVNDQQIATLKQQIADSGLTAMQLVGTAWASASTYRQTDHRGGANGARIRLEPQTGWDINLRSGVFDVIDRLEQIKNDSDANISLADMIVLGGSVGVEMAAKAAGHNVTVPFTPGRTDATQEMTEVDTTAYLEPRHDAFRNYMQPQVTSIPAEHLMVDRAFMLNLSVPQMTALLGGMRAIGVNVGDSNDGILTDRPGHLTNDFFVNLVDMGTVWEPLDDSEERFEGRNRKTGEKKWTATRVDLVYGSNSQLRAIAEEYAANGGEERMVDRFVKGWVKVMENDRFDLHR, via the coding sequence GTGTCTGAACAAAAGTCTACACGCCGGGAGTGGGGGGCACGCACCACGCCCAGTTTGCAGGGCAACGAACACTGGTGGCCCGACCAGCTCAACCTCAACGTATTGCACCAGAAGCACCCCGACGCCAGCCCGTTCGGTGCCGACTTCAGCTATGCCGAGGCGTTCTCGCAGCTAAACGTCGATGAGCTCTGCGCCGATCTCGATGCGCTGATGACCGACTCGCAGGAGTGGTGGCCCGCCGACTGGGGCCACTACGGCCCGTTCTTCATTCGCATGTCGTGGCACGCGGCGGGCACCTACCGCGCGCTCGACGGCCGCGGTGGCGGCGGCACCGGCGCCCAGCGCTTCGCGCCGCTCAACAGCTGGCCCGACAACGGCAACCTGGACAAGGCCCGCCGGCTGCTGTGGCCGATCAAGCAGAAGTACGGCGAGAAGATCTCCTGGGCCGATCTGCTGGTCCTCGCTGGCAACCGTGCGCTGGAGACCATGGGCTTTCGCACCTTCGGCTTCGGCTTCGGCCGCGCCGATATCTGGGCACCCGAGGATGACATTTACTGGGGCCCCGAGACCGAGTGGCTCGCCACGGGCGACGAACGCTATACCGGCACCTGGGAAGACGGCAGCCGCGTGCTCGACAACCCGCTCGCCGCGGTGCAGATGGGGCTGATCTACGTCAATCCGGAAGGCCCCAACGGCATACCCGACGCGATGAAGTCCGCTCAGGACGTACGCGAGACATTCGCCCGCATGGGCATGAACGACCGCGAGACCGTCGCGCTGACCGTGGGAGGTCACACCTTCGGCAAGATGCACGGCAACGGGCCGGCCGACGCCGTGGGCGACGCGCCCGAAGCCGCGAAGATCCACCAGCAGGGCATCGGCTGGGCCAACAAGCACGAGACCGGCCTCGGCGAGTACACCGTGACCTCGGGCCTCGAAGGCGCCTGGACTCCGACGCCGACCAAGTGGGACAACTCCTACCTCAACACCATCTTCGCCCACCAGTGGGAGGTGAAGAAGTCGCCCGCCGGCGCCAACCAGTGGCAGCCGGTCGAGGTCAAGGAGGGCTACTGGGTGCCCGACGCCCACGTCGAAGGCAAGAAGAACCCGCCGGTGATGAACACCGCCGACATGGCGATGATCACCGACCCCCTCTACCTCGAGATCGCCAACGAGTTTCACCAGAACCCGGACGTGCTCGCCGACGAGTTCGCCCGTGCCTGGTACAAGCTGCTGCATCGTGACATGGGCCCGCGCGACCGCTACCTCGGCCCGCAGGTGCCAAGCGAAGTACTCGTGTGGCAGGACCCGGTACCCGAGCACCAAGGGCCGCTGGTCAACGACCAGCAGATTGCCACGCTAAAGCAGCAGATCGCCGACTCCGGCCTCACCGCCATGCAGCTGGTGGGCACCGCCTGGGCCTCGGCCAGTACCTACCGCCAGACCGACCACCGCGGCGGCGCCAACGGCGCGCGCATCCGTCTCGAGCCGCAAACCGGCTGGGACATCAACCTGCGCTCCGGCGTATTCGACGTGATCGACCGGCTCGAGCAGATCAAGAATGACTCGGACGCCAACATCTCGCTGGCGGACATGATCGTGCTGGGCGGTAGCGTCGGGGTCGAGATGGCGGCCAAGGCGGCCGGGCACAACGTCACCGTGCCGTTCACCCCGGGCCGTACCGACGCCACCCAGGAGATGACCGAGGTGGATACGACCGCCTACCTGGAGCCGAGGCACGACGCCTTCCGCAACTACATGCAGCCCCAGGTGACCTCCATCCCGGCCGAGCACCTCATGGTCGACCGCGCCTTCATGCTCAACCTCAGCGTACCGCAGATGACCGCGCTGCTAGGCGGCATGCGCGCCATCGGCGTCAACGTGGGTGACAGCAACGACGGCATCCTCACCGACCGCCCCGGCCATCTGACCAACGACTTCTTCGTCAACCTCGTCGACATGGGCACCGTGTGGGAGCCCCTCGACGACAGCGAAGAGCGCTTCGAAGGTCGCAACCGCAAGACGGGCGAGAAGAAGTGGACCGCCACCCGCGTCGACCTCGTGTACGGCTCCAACTCCCAGCTACGCGCCATCGCCGAGGAGTACGCCGCCAACGGCGGT